In Pogoniulus pusillus isolate bPogPus1 chromosome 2, bPogPus1.pri, whole genome shotgun sequence, the following are encoded in one genomic region:
- the LOC135187465 gene encoding uncharacterized protein LOC135187465: MLPPEGRRAAGTDMYLLDSSDPPAAAAASSPEKMQRGTPQRKTVYRISVTMVKKELLGPESGHPGPELPRRGRRGGSRAPGSSSLTRAGLLLVEEEEGEEEGEERDRVPPSPCGFRNFRTLSTGQLELGRLKVPRRAGHPFAAELTLGRLRDSPDPDGSGGEPAATCGRTEVATSPEEEDGDLGAHDQSAGRSGEAPQAEELGHSPRRQPGLLRRSFSFRHWSGGSGSGEVLRVRALSRVRRHSSSGCLPGPPSGQGARAQGSPLATVPSVPPEKRNTLDVGEVLSQADPLSRLERWERSKSKNRTLDNSDLQRLSERLGREGPAAAVAHEHRLLRFFSGIFARKDGTTALFGSPHGRSPRSSFARSRAYFSSLRRATVDMQSSSESINGSPHKGALPCSVSGGWCICCKALCRWRGIAGSNNICEEKGDAALGYVRVACSSRYGVVLSM; the protein is encoded by the coding sequence ATGCTGCCGCCtgaggggaggagagcagcgGGAACAGACATGTATCTTCTGGACAGCAGCGACCCGccggctgccgccgccgcctcctctcCGGAGAAGATGCAGCGAGGCACCCCCCAGAGAAAAACCGTCTACCGCATCTCCGTGACCATGGTgaagaaggagctgctgggaccAGAGAGCGGCCATCCCGGACCGGAGCTGCCCCGTCGCGGGCGCCGTGGAGGGAGCCGGGCGCCGGGCTCTTCCAGTCTcaccagagctgggctgctactggtggaggaggaggagggtgaggaggaaggcGAGGAGCGGGACAGAgttcctcccagcccctgcggATTTCGCAACTTCAGGACCCTCAGCACCGGGCAGCTGGAACTGGGCCGCCTCAAGGTGCCGCGGAGAGCCGGGCATCCGTTCGCTGCTGAGCTCACCCTCGGGAGATTGCGGGACAGCCCGGACCCGGACGGCAGCGGCGGGGAGCCGGCGGCCACCTGCGGCCGGACTGAAGTCGCAACCTCCCccgaggaggaggatggggatCTGGGGGCCCACGACCAGTCGGCAGGCCGCTCGGGCGAGGCCCCGCAGGCGGAGGAGCTGGGGCATAGTCCCCGGCGGCAGCCGGGCCTGCTGCGGCGGAGCTTCagcttcaggcactggagcggcggcagcggcagcggggAGGTGTTGCGGGTGCGGGCGCTGAGCCGGGTACGGAGGCACAGCAGCTCCGGCTGTCTCCCCGGGCCGCCGTCGGGCCAGGGTGCCAGGGCGCAAGGCTCGCCACTGGCCACCGTCCCCAGTGTCCCCCCCGAGAAGCGCAACACGCTGGACGTGGGCGAGGTGCTGAGCCAGGCGGACCCGCTCTCCCGGCTAGAGCGCTGGGAACGGAGCAAGAGCAAGAACCGAACTCTGGATAACAGCGACCTGCAGCGGCTTTCCGAgcggctggggagggagggcccTGCCGCCGCCGTAGCCCACGAGCACCGACTGCTGCGCTTCTTCAGCGGCATCTTCGCCCGTAAGGACGGCACCACCGCCCTCTTTGGCAGCCCCCACGGGCGATCCCCACGCAGCAGCTTCGCCAGGTCAAGGGCATACTTTAGCAGCCTCAGGAGAGCCACCGTGGACATGCAGTCTAGCTCCGAGAGCATCAACGGGTCCCCCCACAAAGGTGCCCTTCCTTGTTCCGTCTCGGGGGGGTGGTGTATTTGCTGCAAAGCTCTGTGTCGGTGGCGAGGGATAGCGGGATCAAATAATATTTGTGAGGAGAAGGGAGATGCTGCACTGGGATACGTGAGGGTTGCCTGCAGTAGTAGGTATGGCGTGGTTTTAAGCATGTGA